The genomic interval gcattggagatgtaaggaatggttaacatttcttacagcgccattgtctgcaggcaatggtgaccacttaccattatgtggcccatttgctcgtccgccttaatttttattttacattacatagcATATTTTCTCACGTACTGGTAAATATTCTGAAGTTTCAtccaattcttggaccatttttTCATTAGTTACAGTTTCTTCATTAGCTTTCTTTATATTCTCCAGTTCAATTACTTCGGCTTCTTCCTTAAATGTATCACTATCTGATGATAAACTGCCGAAAACcttaaattcaacaattataatcattattaatcatttagaGATAACAAAACTAGTTTACACAATATCATATTGAATGAGCCTAAATCATGTAATATTCCTTATAATGTAGTAAGACATGTGTTTTTGATACTTTTAacgacaattattttaaaatttaaaaacaaatacattataatataacagtatAGTAAGGTTTTTGTTAaagctataataatttaattcctcTTGTGAAATTATATTTGCCCGGAATTTTGTGAATCGTATAAATTCCATACATTTAAACGAATATCGTTTAAATTGTAATtccaatgaaaattataattttaatgttgaaattatGAAAGCTTTTCATGCGATAAAGACAATAAGaattgagatttaaatttattgtgtcAGAATCATaggcaaagataaaataaaccATCTATGATCCAGAATAGTATTAACTTGGACTAGCGTCCCTTAATTGTCTAATGACCAAGAAAATGATAACATACaaagaaaatcatatttatacgTACTGGAATTAGTGAAGACTGTTTAAACGGTTCAATATCTGGAGCGTGACCTCGGGGTACCAAGATAGGGTCAATGCAAAGGCGGTTATCCTCATTGGCATTGAAGATGAAGAATGACTGCGCGTGAGATGGCAAACAGCGCAAGAGAGCGTGACTTCCAGCCACGAACGCACACAACAACACAACAACCACTGCTATTACTGGTGCGTAACCTAATTTTTCCACTGGCAAAGCGCATCTGGCTTTTCGTTCATCGAAccttattgttataaattgaaaacatcTTAGGGGAATATGAAATAGAAAACATAGTATACATTCATAAAAGACACTTatcatatactcgtatattatacCCATGACAATTACTGCAGCCAGTAACAGTGGGCACAGCGACATTCAGACAATTATAGTCTGTCTATTAGATTTTTAGCTCATCGTGTAAAATTAACTGGACCTGACAAAGTCACTGTTTGGGGGAAAATATAAGATGAGTGGGCGGAGCCTACCCAGGcgatcttgcacaaagccctaatgCCAAGTTGCTTACGAATCGTTCACTGACATAGCCATGAgagtttgtgttttaaattaattggttGTTTTATTACCAGTCATCAACCCCGCAGTTTTTGATGCCGTCACAAACCACGCCGGTGgtgaaacaataatttatttggtcAACAGTACAAACTGTCTCATTCCTTTTATAACAACCACGTTTCGGTGCCATTCGAGCCGATGTGATGGTAACTTGGTAAAAGTTTGcctgaaacataaaaaaattaaaactatatttatatatgaagaaAGTCGAGAATTTAGCTTGTtccagtttttaaataaaaacatgacgtcagcattgctgactTTATGAATATCAAggtttggatttctatccatcctcgaaggtatgaaattaaacgcaggaaatattcttctttgaTTTATTACAAGCTTAGGAGTTCCGATCGCATCGACGACTCGAACAATCCTCTCTTTACCGGCGGACGCTCggctttttataacattttttaaattggttggGGGAACTGGTCTCTCAAtatataacacctatttatggacggtaaaatatagttcagactaatttaacatctcagaattcactaaatttaataataaaacagttgtccatcattaaaataatcttttccagatatgtgtttttcttaaatacgtgattTCCCGccgacatttatataaaaatcacatCATAtgtcttgaatatattttaattaattgaatactctaaaaatatttcattaaaaattacatatttgtcGTTTCTCGGTGTTAATGTGGTGTGCTGGCTGCAGATTCCAAATCCCAAAGTTCAAATCCTAAATCGGGCCAATACAAATTACCTAGGATTTATGTTAGGAAATTTTCAATAACGATTCCGAGTTATGAAGTTGAATGGTTATGTTATGTCCAAGCATACGGCAGAGGCTTATTTACcacacgaatatttttttataacttctaaattaattacttactaaACTAGtacctgacaatacattaatgtccatttatatgaatttaagaTACAACTTTAACACACTATTGACTTTTTTCACAGATTTCTGTTAACGTCATCAAGCAAAAATATACGTGTATTGGAGAAAATTCTTGGACACTTATTTTAGCCAATCAGGAAAAGATCTGCGTTGTTGATGCCtttaattatttcaagataCTTGTTATTGGACAcgatatttgcatttttttatggtatcggtaggcggacgagcaaatgagccacctggaggtaagtggtgaccaccgcccatagacaacggcgctgtaagaaatattaaccattccttatatcaccaatgtgccactaaccttgggaactaagctgttatgtcccttgtgcctgtaattacactgactcactcacccttcaaaccggaacacaacaatactgagtattgctatttgtcgttagaatatctgatgagtgggtggtacctacccagacgggctcgcacaaagctctaccaccaagtaaattaaattcatcCATTTATAATAAAGCTAAATTACTCACATTGAGGTCAAGATTGATGCTGCTATTGCTCTTGAAGAGAAAACGTAGTCGTTGCTTGACTGTGAAGACGAAATACGGCGAATACACTTCCCGATCCAACAAATCACACAATCTTGTGCATCGCCATTTCTTTAGTATCGTTAAGGCGTCGCGGTTCACTTCACAGTTTGATATAATTGTCGTCGGATATCTGACCACTACGAGAAGGTACTCCGGTGATGATGCCACGATTTCAACTAAACATTCGTAATCTATGTCGTTCAGTGTACGAAAcagctaaaataatatttcattcgttTATTAATAAGTGCCTCGTTAGtcggttttttttatgacataggttggcggacgagcaaatgggcttcctgatggtaagtggtcacgattgacaccatagacaatggcgctgtaagaaatattaatcatcccttatatcgacaatgcgccaccaaccttgggaactaatatgttatgtcccttgtgcctttgttacactggctcactcactcttcaacgTGCttcagacaggcttgcacaaagccctaccacgaagtgaaataataaaaaccttaacCGCTATTTCTATTGAGCTACTATCAGTAACTTCTAAGTCTAAATGATGGCAAAGTACACAATACACTGCCTT from Vanessa atalanta chromosome 26, ilVanAtal1.2, whole genome shotgun sequence carries:
- the LOC125073881 gene encoding uncharacterized protein LOC125073881 → MVFANGLLLLYRPKDITHECAFSKYLRFDISFGMGMSDTITMLFRTLNDIDYECLVEIVASSPEYLLVVVRYPTTIISNCEVNRDALTILKKWRCTRLCDLLDREVYSPYFVFTVKQRLRFLFKSNSSINLDLNANFYQVTITSARMAPKRGCYKRNETVCTVDQINYCFTTGVVCDGIKNCGVDDWFDERKARCALPVEKLGYAPVIAVVVVLLCAFVAGSHALLRCLPSHAQSFFIFNANEDNRLCIDPILVPRGHAPDIEPFKQSSLIPVFGSLSSDSDTFKEEAEVIELENIKKANEETVTNEKMVQELDETSEYLPYKPESTRKSTMKSMSEKLQDKFKIVARYAALARSSREPERVLQA